A window from Nocardioides mesophilus encodes these proteins:
- a CDS encoding Bug family tripartite tricarboxylate transporter substrate binding protein, which translates to MSRRAREIARCAAVVLAVLPVALAGCSATSPEASATDQLRIMVPNAAGGGYDTTARTVAVVLEQEGITERPEIFNLEGGSGGVGLARTVHERGNPDLLMMMGLGVVGSVHTNDIAADLDQVTPVARLLSEPEVVLVRTTSEHRGLRSLVRAWREDPGSIVVGGGSLAGGPDHLATHLLAQAVRIDPRKVRYRQYDGGGPLLAALFTGRVDVAVSGVLENIEQVRAGAVRVLAVTGEHRVPGVEAPTLQEAGVPLEFANWRGFVAPPGLTPRERARLVSIVTRMHDSPSWREAEQANGWTDAFLTGHAFGSFLDEESARVRELLARLGMEPGEQQVTP; encoded by the coding sequence GTGTCGAGACGCGCCCGAGAGATCGCCAGGTGCGCCGCGGTGGTCCTCGCCGTGCTCCCGGTCGCGCTCGCCGGCTGCTCGGCCACCTCTCCCGAGGCCTCGGCCACCGACCAGCTCCGGATCATGGTGCCGAACGCGGCCGGCGGCGGCTACGACACCACCGCCCGCACCGTGGCCGTGGTGCTCGAGCAGGAGGGCATCACCGAGCGCCCGGAGATCTTCAACCTCGAGGGCGGCAGCGGCGGCGTCGGTCTGGCCCGCACCGTCCACGAGCGCGGCAACCCCGACCTGCTGATGATGATGGGCCTGGGGGTGGTCGGAAGCGTGCACACCAACGACATCGCCGCCGACCTGGACCAGGTCACGCCTGTCGCCCGCCTGCTCAGCGAGCCGGAGGTCGTGCTGGTCCGGACCACCTCGGAGCACCGGGGCCTGCGGTCGCTGGTGCGGGCCTGGCGCGAGGACCCCGGCAGCATCGTGGTGGGCGGCGGCTCGCTGGCCGGTGGCCCGGACCACCTCGCCACCCACCTGCTCGCCCAGGCGGTGAGGATCGACCCCCGCAAGGTGCGCTACCGGCAGTACGACGGCGGCGGGCCGCTCCTCGCCGCGCTCTTCACCGGCCGGGTGGACGTGGCTGTCTCCGGGGTGCTGGAGAACATCGAGCAGGTCCGCGCCGGCGCGGTCCGGGTGCTCGCGGTGACCGGCGAGCACCGGGTGCCCGGCGTCGAGGCCCCGACGCTGCAGGAGGCCGGGGTGCCGCTGGAGTTCGCCAACTGGCGCGGGTTCGTCGCGCCGCCGGGACTGACGCCGCGCGAGCGGGCCCGGCTGGTCTCGATCGTCACCCGCATGCACGACTCGCCGTCGTGGCGCGAGGCCGAGCAGGCCAACGGCTGGACCGACGCCTTCCTGACCGGGCACGCCTTCGGCTCCTTCCTCGACGAGGAGAGCGCACGGGTGCGCGAGCTGCTCGCCCGGCTCGGGATGGAGCCGGGCGAGCAGCAGGTCACGCCTTGA
- a CDS encoding universal stress protein — translation MPAQDRATIVVGYTPTPQGEAALRAALDEAGRRGSSLHVVNASSAEAYVDQGLAGPEQLDDLRRRLAESGVAHQVEQSVGRKDPAEEILDAAERLAASLVVIGLRRRSPVGKLLLGSTAQRVLLQAGCPVLAVKA, via the coding sequence GTGCCAGCCCAGGACCGGGCCACGATCGTGGTCGGCTACACCCCCACCCCGCAGGGCGAGGCTGCCCTCCGGGCGGCCCTCGACGAGGCCGGACGGCGCGGCAGCTCGCTGCACGTCGTCAACGCCAGCAGCGCCGAGGCGTACGTCGACCAGGGGCTCGCCGGGCCCGAGCAGCTCGACGACCTGCGCCGCCGGCTCGCGGAGTCGGGCGTGGCGCACCAGGTCGAGCAGAGCGTCGGCCGCAAGGACCCGGCGGAGGAGATCCTCGACGCCGCGGAGCGGCTGGCCGCGTCGCTGGTGGTGATCGGCCTGCGCCGCCGCTCGCCGGTGGGCAAGCTGCTGCTCGGCAGCACCGCCCAGCGGGTGCTGCTGCAGGCCGGCTGCCCGGTGCTCGCCGTCAAGGCGTGA
- a CDS encoding tripartite tricarboxylate transporter permease codes for MSSFGDLLGGFATVLSPENLLFAIIGVTLGTLVGVLPGIGPAVTIALLLPVTYGFESPIPAFIMFAGIYYGAMYGGSTTSILLNTPGESASVATAIEGHEMAKRGNARAALATAAIGSFVAAVISTVLLALVAKPIGHLAVSFRATDYFALMVLALVTVTALVGSSLVRGLISLLLGITVGFIGLDAISGQPRFTFGTPTLFNGIDEVLLIIGLFAIGETLYVLSRGLTRPGQVTPLEPPQQGGFMWLSREQWRRSWGPWLRGAGFGFPFGVLPSGGAELPTFLSYSYEKHRSRGRAEFGKGAIEGVAGPEAANNASFSGVLVPLLTLGLPTSATAAVMLAAFKIFNLQPGPQLFDDAPDLVWALIASLFVGNVMLLALNLPLIRVWVKVLQIPRPVLYAGILVFATLGIYSVSGTVTDILIAYAIGVVGFLMRQLDFPIAPTILGAILGPELENQFRRALSVGNGDLSVFVTRPLSLAILLLALLALLLPYTPALVARLRGKDPEDVRKLAFADED; via the coding sequence GTGAGCTCCTTCGGCGACCTGCTGGGCGGCTTCGCCACCGTCCTGAGCCCGGAGAACCTGCTGTTCGCGATCATCGGGGTCACGCTCGGCACCCTGGTCGGCGTGCTCCCCGGCATCGGCCCGGCGGTCACCATCGCCCTGCTGCTCCCGGTGACCTACGGCTTCGAGAGCCCGATCCCCGCCTTCATCATGTTCGCGGGCATCTACTACGGCGCGATGTACGGCGGCTCGACCACCTCGATCCTGCTCAACACCCCCGGCGAGTCCGCGTCGGTGGCCACCGCCATCGAGGGCCACGAGATGGCCAAACGCGGGAACGCCCGGGCCGCGCTGGCCACCGCGGCGATCGGCTCGTTCGTGGCCGCGGTGATCTCGACGGTGCTGCTCGCGCTGGTGGCCAAGCCGATCGGCCACCTGGCGGTCTCGTTCCGGGCCACCGACTACTTCGCGCTGATGGTGCTCGCGCTGGTCACGGTCACCGCGCTGGTCGGCAGCTCGCTGGTGCGCGGCCTGATCTCGCTGCTGCTCGGCATCACCGTGGGCTTCATCGGCCTCGACGCGATCTCCGGCCAGCCGCGCTTCACCTTCGGCACCCCCACGCTGTTCAACGGCATCGACGAGGTGCTGCTGATCATCGGCCTGTTCGCGATCGGGGAGACCCTCTACGTGCTGTCCCGCGGCCTGACCCGGCCCGGCCAGGTCACCCCGCTGGAGCCCCCGCAGCAGGGCGGCTTCATGTGGCTCAGCCGCGAGCAGTGGCGCCGCTCCTGGGGCCCGTGGCTGCGCGGCGCCGGCTTCGGCTTCCCGTTCGGCGTGCTGCCCTCCGGCGGCGCCGAGCTGCCGACGTTCCTCTCCTACTCCTACGAGAAGCACCGCTCCCGCGGTCGCGCCGAGTTCGGCAAGGGTGCGATCGAGGGCGTGGCCGGCCCGGAGGCCGCGAACAACGCGTCGTTCTCCGGCGTGCTGGTGCCGCTGCTGACGCTCGGCCTGCCGACCTCGGCGACGGCCGCGGTGATGCTGGCGGCGTTCAAGATCTTCAACCTGCAGCCGGGTCCGCAGCTCTTCGACGACGCGCCGGACCTGGTGTGGGCGCTGATCGCGTCGCTGTTCGTCGGCAACGTGATGCTGCTCGCGCTGAACCTGCCGCTGATCCGGGTCTGGGTGAAGGTGCTGCAGATCCCACGGCCGGTGCTCTACGCCGGCATCCTGGTCTTCGCCACTCTCGGCATCTACTCGGTGTCGGGCACCGTGACCGACATCCTCATCGCCTACGCCATCGGCGTGGTCGGCTTCCTGATGCGCCAGCTCGACTTCCCGATCGCTCCGACCATCCTCGGCGCGATCCTCGGCCCGGAGCTGGAGAACCAGTTCCGCCGGGCGCTGTCAGTGGGCAACGGCGACCTCAGCGTCTTCGTCACCCGGCCGCTGTCGCTGGCGATCCTGCTGCTGGCGCTGCTGGCCCTGCTGCTGCCCTACACCCCGGCCCTGGTGGCGCGGCTGCGCGGCAAGGACCCCGAGGACGTCCGCAAGCTCGCCTTCGCCGACGAGGACTGA
- a CDS encoding tripartite tricarboxylate transporter TctB family protein — protein MTDARPDASGVEQPAPGTPGGRPAGATTQAAGAEATPETGSPFIPLVAGAGLFSIGVVLLTQVFAIDADGYSLAGPRFFPLVVLTLLTALSAVYMLQQALAIARRSGLRPVEPFRHMPAAAALVALLVVYALVLGTVGYVLATSVFFIGAARAMGSRHLTRDVVIGIGLSLLVYLVFTRALGVFLPEGVLPL, from the coding sequence GTGACCGACGCACGACCCGACGCCTCCGGCGTCGAGCAGCCGGCCCCCGGTACTCCCGGGGGCCGGCCGGCCGGCGCCACCACCCAGGCGGCCGGAGCCGAAGCGACCCCGGAGACCGGGTCGCCCTTCATCCCGCTGGTCGCCGGGGCGGGGCTGTTCTCGATCGGCGTCGTCCTGCTGACGCAGGTCTTCGCGATCGACGCCGACGGCTACTCGCTCGCCGGCCCCCGGTTCTTCCCGCTGGTGGTGCTGACCCTGCTCACCGCGCTGTCCGCGGTCTACATGCTCCAGCAGGCCCTGGCGATCGCGCGGCGCTCGGGGCTGCGGCCGGTGGAGCCGTTCCGCCACATGCCCGCCGCCGCCGCGCTGGTGGCGCTGCTCGTCGTCTACGCGTTGGTGCTGGGCACCGTCGGCTACGTGCTGGCCACCAGCGTCTTCTTCATCGGCGCCGCCCGGGCGATGGGCTCGCGGCACCTGACCCGCGACGTGGTGATCGGCATCGGCCTCTCGCTGCTGGTCTACCTGGTCTTCACCCGCGCCCTCGGCGTCTTCCTCCCTGAGGGGGTGCTTCCGCTGTGA
- a CDS encoding Bug family tripartite tricarboxylate transporter substrate binding protein: MRANRRSVVRRTALAATGLTTTLALAACSQSAGGSQDTSAEEYPSKTIQFMVPAAAGGGWDSTARAMQKVIESEDVVSEPVEVFNVEGGGGATGLSQLQKSEGDPHALMMTGLVMIGALEQADSPVSLEDTTPIATLTSEAEAFVVPADSEFTSIEDVVKAYQEDPSSVTFGGGSAGGSDQLVVAELLKEAGAEPGEMKYVGYSGGGEATAGVLSGDIAVGVSGVSEFEGQIESGDMRLLAVSTADPIEVAGEEAPTLADAGYDVDFANWRALVAAPGLSDEQVDSVTAVIDEMHGTDAWKEQLEANGWGDFYKTGDEAQQYFADEIERVGALYEDLGL; encoded by the coding sequence ATGCGCGCCAACCGCCGCTCGGTCGTCCGCCGGACCGCGCTCGCCGCGACCGGCCTCACCACCACCCTGGCCCTGGCCGCCTGCAGCCAGTCGGCCGGCGGCAGCCAGGACACCTCCGCCGAGGAGTACCCGTCCAAGACCATCCAGTTCATGGTGCCCGCGGCCGCGGGCGGCGGCTGGGACTCCACCGCCCGGGCGATGCAGAAGGTCATCGAGTCCGAGGACGTGGTCTCCGAGCCGGTCGAGGTCTTCAACGTCGAGGGCGGCGGCGGCGCCACCGGGCTCTCCCAGCTCCAGAAGAGCGAGGGCGACCCGCACGCGCTGATGATGACCGGCCTGGTCATGATCGGTGCGCTCGAGCAGGCCGACTCCCCGGTCTCGCTGGAGGACACCACGCCGATCGCCACGCTGACCAGCGAGGCCGAGGCGTTCGTGGTGCCGGCGGACTCCGAGTTCACCTCGATCGAGGACGTCGTGAAGGCCTACCAGGAGGACCCGTCCTCGGTGACCTTCGGCGGCGGCAGCGCCGGCGGCTCCGACCAGCTCGTGGTCGCCGAGCTGCTCAAGGAGGCCGGCGCGGAGCCGGGCGAGATGAAGTACGTCGGCTACTCCGGCGGCGGCGAGGCCACCGCCGGCGTGCTCTCCGGTGACATCGCCGTCGGCGTCTCGGGGGTCAGCGAGTTCGAGGGTCAGATCGAGTCCGGCGACATGCGGCTCCTCGCGGTCAGCACCGCCGACCCGATCGAGGTCGCCGGCGAGGAGGCGCCCACGCTCGCCGACGCCGGCTACGACGTGGACTTCGCCAACTGGCGGGCGCTGGTCGCGGCCCCCGGGCTCTCCGACGAGCAGGTCGACTCCGTGACCGCGGTCATCGACGAGATGCACGGCACCGACGCCTGGAAGGAGCAGCTCGAGGCCAACGGGTGGGGCGACTTCTACAAGACCGGCGACGAGGCCCAGCAGTACTTCGCCGACGAGATCGAGCGGGTCGGGGCCCTTTACGAGGACCTCGGGCTGTGA
- a CDS encoding IclR family transcriptional regulator, which translates to MPPSLPATPEPGVRSLQRAIDVLALFDERHPTRTVRDVVDGTGLPKTTAVRLLATLEGRGLVSRVAETTYSCGPALLRWVRLAEQMWQVSPAARAEMRGLVDRCGETVNVYVRQGLDRVCVAQEEGTATVRSVVPVGVPLPLGRGATAKVLLAGAPPGLLDELAGGDPGLDPAARAALVREVDAVRSGGWAVSHGERELGASAVAAPLAGADGRVLAALSVSGPTSRFTDERVPGYVEAVRAAAQAISRVGLGPVGAFL; encoded by the coding sequence ATGCCCCCCTCGCTGCCGGCCACTCCCGAGCCCGGGGTGCGCAGCCTGCAGCGCGCGATCGACGTGCTCGCGCTGTTCGACGAGCGGCACCCGACCCGGACGGTCCGCGACGTCGTGGACGGCACCGGACTGCCGAAGACCACGGCCGTGCGGCTGCTCGCCACGCTGGAGGGCCGGGGCCTGGTCAGCCGGGTCGCCGAGACGACGTACTCCTGCGGACCGGCGCTGCTGCGCTGGGTCCGCCTCGCCGAGCAGATGTGGCAGGTCTCCCCCGCGGCTCGCGCGGAGATGCGCGGGCTGGTGGACCGGTGCGGCGAGACCGTCAACGTCTACGTCCGCCAGGGCCTGGACCGGGTCTGCGTCGCGCAGGAGGAGGGCACCGCCACGGTCCGCAGCGTGGTCCCGGTGGGGGTGCCGCTGCCGCTCGGCCGCGGCGCGACGGCCAAGGTGCTGCTCGCCGGCGCGCCGCCCGGCCTGCTCGACGAGCTCGCCGGCGGGGATCCCGGCCTCGACCCGGCGGCCCGCGCCGCGCTCGTGCGCGAGGTCGACGCGGTCCGGTCCGGCGGCTGGGCGGTCTCGCACGGCGAGCGGGAGCTCGGGGCGTCCGCGGTGGCCGCTCCCCTGGCGGGAGCCGACGGCCGGGTGCTGGCGGCGCTGTCGGTGAGCGGCCCCACCTCACGGTTCACCGACGAGCGGGTCCCCGGCTACGTCGAGGCGGTCCGCGCCGCGGCGCAGGCGATCAGCCGGGTCGGGCTCGGTCCGGTCGGGGCGTTCCTATGA
- a CDS encoding CaiB/BaiF CoA transferase family protein has product MSGLLDGVRVLDLTNVLAGPVAGYQLALLGADVVKVELPGTGDLARQLGADPGLSSRNLGASFLAQNGGKRSVTVDLKSDGGREVFRRLLGIADVLLENFRPGVLARLGFAAEQLRAEFPGLVYCAVSGFGATGPDSDRPAYDQVVQGMAGVMSVTGTAAGGPLRVGYPVCDSIGGLAAAFAVAAALVRRQRTGEGAYLDVSMLDAALTTMGWVVSDYLVAGREPAPMGNENRTSAPSGTFRTADGALNIAANRQQQFERLCDAVGRPELLDDPRFGTREDRKAHRAELTAALEETLRCRPAAHWDALLTRAGVPAGPVVSVPDALASAQVRHRGLVSTVASAAGDLSLLGLPTRVDGQPVPPSSPPPVLGEHTDEVLAELGYAPSEIAALHEAGAV; this is encoded by the coding sequence ATGAGCGGCCTGCTGGACGGGGTCCGGGTGCTCGACCTCACCAACGTCCTGGCCGGCCCGGTCGCCGGCTACCAGCTCGCCCTGCTCGGCGCCGACGTGGTCAAGGTCGAGCTGCCCGGCACCGGCGACCTCGCCCGCCAGCTCGGCGCCGACCCCGGGCTGAGCTCACGCAACCTGGGCGCGTCATTCCTGGCCCAGAACGGCGGCAAGCGCTCGGTCACGGTGGACCTGAAGAGCGACGGCGGCCGCGAGGTCTTCCGCCGGCTGCTCGGCATCGCCGACGTGCTGCTGGAGAACTTCCGCCCCGGCGTGCTGGCCCGGCTCGGGTTCGCGGCCGAGCAGCTGCGCGCGGAGTTCCCGGGGCTCGTCTACTGCGCGGTCTCCGGGTTCGGCGCGACCGGACCGGACAGCGACCGGCCGGCCTACGACCAGGTGGTGCAGGGGATGGCCGGCGTCATGAGCGTCACCGGTACGGCGGCCGGCGGGCCGCTCCGTGTCGGCTACCCGGTCTGCGACTCGATCGGCGGGCTGGCGGCGGCGTTCGCGGTGGCCGCCGCGCTGGTACGCCGGCAGCGGACCGGCGAGGGCGCCTACCTCGACGTCAGCATGCTCGACGCCGCGCTGACCACGATGGGCTGGGTGGTCTCGGACTACCTCGTCGCCGGCCGGGAGCCGGCCCCGATGGGCAACGAGAACCGCACCTCCGCGCCGTCGGGGACGTTCCGGACCGCGGACGGCGCGCTCAACATCGCGGCGAACCGCCAGCAGCAGTTCGAACGGCTCTGCGACGCCGTGGGCCGCCCCGAGCTGCTCGACGACCCCCGGTTCGGCACCCGCGAGGACCGCAAGGCGCACCGGGCCGAGCTCACCGCGGCCCTCGAGGAGACGCTGCGCTGCCGTCCGGCCGCGCACTGGGACGCGCTGCTGACCCGGGCCGGTGTGCCCGCCGGCCCGGTCGTCTCCGTCCCGGACGCGCTGGCCTCGGCCCAGGTCCGGCACCGCGGTCTGGTCAGCACGGTGGCCTCCGCGGCCGGCGACCTGTCGCTGCTGGGGCTGCCGACCCGGGTGGACGGGCAGCCGGTGCCGCCGTCGTCGCCGCCACCGGTGCTCGGCGAGCACACCGACGAGGTGCTGGCCGAGCTCGGCTACGCCCCGTCGGAGATCGCCGCGCTGCACGAGGCGGGTGCGGTGTGA
- a CDS encoding citryl-CoA lyase, with product MSTPRHSAHAATSTEDTTRWWATAVSDIEPGVIRLRGYPVEQLIGSVSLVDTIWLMLRGDLPTTTQRELLEAALVAAVDHGPQAPSIAAARMAATCGVGLNSAVATGVNLLGDVHGGAGQQCLALLDRLAGHDAVPLEETVAAELADHRARGEHVPGFGHRFHPVDPRRDPLVAAVRAAADAGHVTGRHLAAALELERQLAAGRNRPVPMNIDGATAIVYGELGFDPELSRGLFCLSRSVGILAHAWEERSGGRRIKGPLPPPLLPDYDGPEARDLPSGRMAP from the coding sequence GTGAGCACGCCGCGGCACAGCGCCCACGCGGCGACCTCCACCGAGGACACCACCCGGTGGTGGGCCACGGCCGTCTCGGACATCGAGCCGGGCGTGATCCGGCTGCGGGGCTACCCGGTCGAGCAGCTCATCGGCTCGGTGAGCCTGGTCGACACGATCTGGCTGATGCTGCGCGGCGACCTGCCCACGACCACCCAGCGCGAGCTGCTGGAGGCGGCGCTGGTGGCCGCGGTCGACCACGGCCCGCAGGCTCCCTCGATCGCCGCGGCGCGGATGGCCGCCACCTGCGGCGTCGGGCTCAACTCCGCGGTCGCGACCGGGGTGAACCTGCTCGGCGACGTGCACGGCGGCGCCGGCCAGCAGTGCCTCGCGCTCCTGGACCGGCTCGCCGGCCACGACGCCGTACCGCTCGAGGAGACGGTCGCCGCGGAGCTCGCCGACCACCGGGCCCGAGGCGAGCACGTGCCCGGCTTCGGGCACCGCTTCCACCCGGTCGACCCCCGTCGCGACCCGCTGGTCGCGGCGGTGCGGGCGGCGGCCGACGCCGGCCACGTCACCGGGCGGCACCTGGCCGCGGCGCTGGAGCTGGAGCGGCAGCTGGCCGCGGGGCGCAACCGGCCGGTGCCGATGAACATCGACGGTGCCACCGCGATCGTCTACGGCGAGCTCGGCTTCGACCCCGAGCTGAGCCGGGGCCTGTTCTGCCTGTCCCGCTCGGTCGGCATCCTGGCGCACGCCTGGGAGGAGCGGTCCGGCGGCCGCCGGATCAAGGGCCCGCTGCCGCCGCCGCTGCTCCCCGACTACGACGGGCCGGAGGCGCGGGACCTGCCGTCGGGCAGGATGGCCCCGTGA
- the pdxY gene encoding pyridoxal kinase PdxY, with product MSILSIQSLVAYGHAGNSAALFPLQRLGKVVWPVMTVHFSNHTGYGDWKGPLLAPADVAAVIEGVGDRGAFARCEAVLSGYQGAEEVGAVVLDAVAKVKAESPSAIYCCDPVMGDVGRGMFVRPGIPEFMRDRVVPAADVITPNHFELDFLAGVTTTTYDELLDAVAAVRAGGPDTVLVTSVILEDTPADMLDMVAVSGDGAWRTRFPRLEASPPGAGDLTAAVFLANLLDGQGRGLDEALARTTASVFAVVAATAEAGEREMRIIQTQDELASPSRTFEAVRLR from the coding sequence GTGAGCATCCTCTCCATCCAGTCCCTGGTCGCCTACGGTCACGCCGGCAACAGCGCCGCGCTCTTCCCGCTGCAGCGGCTCGGCAAGGTGGTCTGGCCGGTGATGACCGTGCACTTCTCCAACCACACCGGCTACGGCGACTGGAAGGGCCCGCTGCTCGCGCCGGCCGACGTGGCCGCGGTGATCGAGGGCGTCGGCGACCGCGGCGCCTTCGCCCGCTGCGAGGCGGTGCTGTCGGGCTACCAGGGCGCCGAGGAGGTCGGCGCGGTTGTCCTCGACGCGGTGGCCAAGGTGAAGGCCGAGTCGCCGTCGGCGATCTACTGCTGCGACCCGGTGATGGGCGACGTCGGCCGCGGCATGTTCGTGCGGCCCGGCATCCCGGAGTTCATGCGCGACCGCGTCGTGCCCGCGGCCGACGTGATCACCCCGAACCACTTCGAGCTCGACTTCCTCGCCGGCGTCACCACGACGACGTACGACGAGCTCCTCGACGCGGTGGCTGCCGTGCGAGCCGGCGGTCCGGACACCGTGCTGGTCACCAGCGTGATCCTCGAGGACACCCCCGCCGACATGCTCGACATGGTCGCGGTCTCCGGCGACGGCGCCTGGCGCACCCGGTTCCCGCGGCTCGAGGCGAGCCCGCCCGGCGCCGGCGACCTGACTGCGGCGGTGTTCCTCGCGAACCTCCTCGACGGGCAGGGGCGCGGGCTCGACGAGGCGCTGGCGCGCACCACCGCCTCGGTGTTCGCGGTGGTCGCGGCGACCGCCGAGGCCGGCGAGCGGGAGATGCGGATCATCCAGACCCAGGACGAGCTGGCCTCCCCCTCGCGGACCTTCGAGGCCGTCCGGCTGCGCTGA
- a CDS encoding transketolase family protein, which yields MSDPRQTFARAATALLDEDPSVALVYAEISGQFFADAERSHPDRVINVGIREQLLVNVGAGLALTGMRPIVHTFGSFLVERAFEQIKLGFSHQDVGGVLVGSGGSFDAASAGRTHQAPGDVALIDTLPGWTVHVPGHATEVEDALRLAVAGSGRDYVRVVSQQNTEAFPVRPGRFHVLRRGAGPTVVAVGPVLDAVVAATGGLDATVLYASTVRPFDGRGLREVLSGPEVVLVEPYLAGTSSRVVSDALVDVPHRLLALGVGAEELRRYGTPRQHVAAHGLDAAGIRASLEVFLGQSTRLARERSSART from the coding sequence ATGAGCGACCCCCGTCAGACCTTCGCGCGCGCCGCCACCGCACTGCTCGACGAGGACCCGTCGGTGGCACTCGTCTACGCCGAGATCAGCGGACAGTTCTTCGCCGACGCCGAGCGGAGCCACCCCGACCGGGTGATCAACGTCGGCATCCGCGAACAGCTGCTGGTCAACGTCGGTGCCGGACTGGCCCTGACCGGGATGCGTCCGATCGTGCACACGTTCGGCTCGTTCCTGGTGGAGCGCGCCTTCGAGCAGATCAAGCTGGGCTTCAGCCACCAGGACGTCGGCGGCGTCCTGGTCGGCTCCGGGGGCTCGTTCGACGCCGCCTCCGCTGGTCGGACCCACCAGGCGCCCGGCGACGTGGCCCTCATCGACACCCTGCCCGGCTGGACCGTCCACGTCCCCGGTCACGCCACCGAGGTCGAGGACGCCCTGCGGCTCGCCGTGGCCGGCAGCGGCCGTGACTACGTCCGGGTCGTGTCCCAGCAGAACACCGAGGCGTTCCCGGTGCGACCGGGTCGCTTCCACGTGCTGCGACGGGGCGCCGGGCCGACGGTCGTGGCGGTCGGCCCAGTCCTCGATGCGGTGGTCGCAGCGACCGGGGGGCTCGACGCCACGGTGCTCTACGCGAGCACGGTGCGGCCCTTCGACGGCCGCGGCCTGCGTGAGGTGCTGTCCGGTCCCGAGGTGGTGCTCGTCGAGCCCTACCTGGCCGGGACCTCGAGCCGGGTGGTGTCGGACGCACTCGTGGACGTACCCCATCGGCTGCTGGCTCTCGGCGTCGGTGCGGAGGAGCTGCGCAGGTACGGCACCCCGCGGCAGCACGTCGCGGCGCACGGCCTGGACGCGGCGGGGATCCGGGCGTCCCTGGAGGTGTTCCTCGGGCAGAGCACTCGCCTCGCACGCGAGAGGTCCTCGGCTCGAACCTGA
- a CDS encoding 1-deoxy-D-xylulose-5-phosphate synthase N-terminal domain-containing protein, translating into MTTTTTAGRTRPGYDDLPRLMWLMTGDEKHTAAATSTLDVIWVLYDRVLRVAPEPGWLPDRDRFLLSKGHGPMAYYAVLAAHGFLPEEWLAGWGRFDSPLGYHPDRNLVPGVEISSGSLGHGLPIAVGTALGLRAQGLDARTVVLVGDAELDEGSNHEAIELAGALALDRLTVVVIDNRSSTWNRPGLIEGRFSHEGWEVVTVDGRDHDALERALHSSTGRPTAVVAEVEEKS; encoded by the coding sequence ATGACCACCACCACAACCGCCGGGCGCACACGACCCGGCTACGACGACCTCCCCCGTCTGATGTGGCTGATGACCGGCGACGAGAAGCACACCGCTGCCGCCACCTCCACGCTGGACGTGATCTGGGTGCTCTACGACCGGGTGCTCCGGGTGGCGCCCGAGCCTGGGTGGCTGCCGGACCGCGACCGGTTCCTGCTGTCCAAGGGGCACGGGCCGATGGCCTACTACGCCGTCCTCGCCGCCCACGGCTTCCTGCCGGAGGAGTGGCTGGCGGGCTGGGGGCGCTTCGACTCGCCGCTGGGCTACCACCCCGACCGCAACCTCGTGCCGGGCGTGGAGATCTCCAGCGGGTCCCTCGGGCACGGCCTGCCGATCGCGGTGGGCACGGCGCTCGGCCTGCGGGCGCAGGGCCTCGACGCCCGCACCGTCGTCCTCGTCGGGGACGCCGAGCTCGACGAAGGCAGCAACCACGAGGCGATCGAGCTCGCCGGAGCGCTCGCGCTGGACCGGCTCACCGTCGTCGTGATCGACAACAGATCGTCCACCTGGAACCGGCCCGGGCTGATTGAGGGCCGCTTCTCCCACGAGGGCTGGGAGGTGGTGACCGTCGACGGCCGGGACCACGATGCCTTGGAACGTGCCCTGCACTCGTCGACGGGTCGGCCCACCGCGGTCGTGGCCGAGGTGGAGGAGAAGTCATGA
- the soxR gene encoding redox-sensitive transcriptional activator SoxR, with translation MSQPHHLTIGQLAERSGVAPSALRYYEDLGLITSVRTAGNQRRYLRPTLRRVAFVRSAQRVGLTLDEVAEALATLPEGRTPTKADWSRLSRSWRPRLDEQIERLERLRDKLDSCIGCGCLSLRTCALRNAGDEAASRGPGAVYLQPGA, from the coding sequence GTGTCGCAGCCGCACCACCTCACCATCGGCCAGCTCGCCGAGCGCAGTGGCGTGGCTCCCTCCGCGCTGCGCTACTACGAGGACCTCGGGCTGATCACCTCCGTGCGCACGGCAGGCAACCAGCGCCGCTACCTCCGGCCCACGCTGCGCCGGGTGGCGTTCGTCCGGTCGGCACAGCGGGTCGGCCTCACCCTCGACGAGGTTGCCGAGGCGCTGGCGACGCTGCCGGAGGGGCGCACTCCTACCAAGGCGGACTGGTCGCGGTTGTCCCGGTCGTGGCGGCCGAGGCTCGACGAGCAGATCGAGCGGCTCGAGCGGCTGCGGGACAAGCTCGACTCCTGCATCGGCTGCGGCTGTCTGAGCCTGCGCACCTGCGCTCTGCGCAACGCCGGCGACGAGGCCGCCTCGCGCGGGCCGGGGGCGGTCTACCTCCAGCCGGGCGCGTGA